The Desulfobulbaceae bacterium genome includes a region encoding these proteins:
- a CDS encoding HPF/RaiA family ribosome-associated protein translates to MELQVEGRNVEIRKSWQEKIDEEKARLDRHHPGLVHNLRVTVLGTASHKEGGYELQVVASVPNDTVVVKRKGENIKAVLGDAFDTLGLQLKELQRKRRQTVKVGDSAQESGIIEGVVKKLVPHESYGFITALDGREVYFHENALKDLKMDQMNEGDIVKFGESDGDKGPCASWVRSV, encoded by the coding sequence ATGGAGCTTCAAGTAGAAGGCCGAAATGTCGAGATCAGAAAGTCTTGGCAAGAAAAGATTGACGAAGAAAAGGCCCGGCTCGACCGTCACCACCCAGGATTGGTGCACAATCTGCGGGTCACTGTTCTTGGAACGGCCTCCCATAAGGAGGGTGGCTATGAACTTCAGGTGGTGGCTTCCGTGCCCAACGATACCGTGGTGGTGAAGAGGAAGGGGGAGAACATCAAGGCGGTGCTCGGTGATGCCTTCGATACCTTGGGCTTACAGCTGAAGGAGCTGCAGCGTAAGCGTCGTCAGACGGTTAAGGTTGGTGATAGCGCCCAGGAGAGTGGTATTATTGAGGGGGTAGTGAAGAAATTGGTGCCCCATGAGTCATACGGATTCATTACTGCCCTGGACGGTCGGGAGGTTTATTTTCATGAGAATGCCCTGAAGGATCTGAAGATGGATCAGATGAACGAGGGAGACATCGTGAAGTTTGGCGAGTCTGATGGCGATAAGGGGCCATGCGCCTCATGGGTTAGATCCGTGTAG